A single Bacillus sp. OxB-1 DNA region contains:
- a CDS encoding cytochrome (ubi)quinol oxidase subunit III: MDINQKFTPETWPDHPERATHEAKNKFVGFWIFLAGEIILFATLFGGYLALKNKGPSGLEFSTQNLYELPLVFVMTMLLLTSSLTSVYAMYHLKNYNFKKMQLWLAITAFLGLGFLALEVYEFSHYVGLGFTYSNSAFSSAFYTLVGTHGFHVAVGLVWITLLIFRNAKRGLNLYNATKYYTFSLYWHFIDVVWVFIFTVVYLMGVIG, from the coding sequence ATGGATATCAACCAAAAATTCACCCCTGAAACATGGCCGGATCATCCGGAGAGAGCTACGCATGAGGCGAAAAATAAGTTCGTAGGTTTTTGGATCTTCCTTGCCGGAGAGATCATTCTCTTCGCAACGCTATTCGGTGGTTATCTTGCCCTGAAAAATAAAGGACCAAGCGGACTTGAGTTTAGTACGCAAAACCTTTATGAATTACCGCTTGTCTTTGTAATGACCATGCTGCTATTGACGTCATCACTTACGAGTGTCTATGCGATGTATCATCTGAAAAACTATAATTTCAAAAAGATGCAATTGTGGCTCGCAATCACAGCATTCCTTGGACTTGGCTTCTTGGCGCTCGAGGTGTATGAGTTCTCACACTATGTCGGATTGGGTTTCACTTACAGCAATAGTGCGTTCAGTTCCGCATTTTATACACTTGTCGGAACACATGGTTTCCACGTTGCAGTCGGACTTGTTTGGATTACGCTACTCATTTTCCGTAATGCGAAGCGTGGATTGAACTTGTACAATGCGACGAAATATTATACGTTCTCACTGTATTGGCACTTCATTGACGTAGTTTGGGTATTCATCTTCACTGTAGTCTACTTGATGGGAGTGATAGGTTAA
- a CDS encoding cytochrome c oxidase subunit I, which produces MSSVAQKRGFGATVYDWVTSVDHKKVGIMYLFGGLFFFILGGIEAMLIRLQLLTPNNDLVSAGLFNELITMHGTTMIFLAAMPILFGFMNYIMPLQIGARDVAFPFLNSLGLWMFIFGGIFLNLSWFFGHVPDAGWTSYTSLAIASEGHGMDFYAIGLQIAGGGTLIAGINFIVTIINMRAPGMTYMRMPMFTWTTFVASTLILFAFPPFTIGLFMLTFDRMFGANFFDHTMGGNTIIWEHIFWIMGHPEVYVLILPAFGIFSEIFALFARKRLFGYSAMVFATVLIGFLGFMVWAHHMFTVGLGPTANAIFAVATMAIAVPTGVKIFNWLLTIWGGSIKVTTPMLYALGFIPSFVMGGVTGVMQGAAPLDYQLHDSYFIVAHFHYVIVGGVVLAIFAGLHLWWPKMFGTMLSEKLGKITFVFFFIGFHMTFLIQHWLGFWGMPRRVWTYMDGQGWNTANYISTIGALLMAVGFTVLVINIIVTTVKNVRVSNDPWEDGRSLEWAVPSPPPFYNFPQTPLVRGLDTVWIEKMEGNKSGFTPAGPVVDIHMPNGSIIPFFMSLGLFIAGFGAMYRAETSWGLIVLILGLLLTFIAMGIRSAKDDLGYYVKKEDVLRDLKSRGGTN; this is translated from the coding sequence TTGAGTTCAGTTGCTCAAAAAAGAGGTTTTGGTGCAACAGTATATGACTGGGTGACATCCGTCGACCATAAGAAGGTTGGAATTATGTACCTTTTCGGCGGCTTGTTCTTCTTCATCCTCGGTGGGATCGAAGCAATGCTCATTCGTCTACAGCTTCTTACGCCAAACAATGATCTAGTCAGTGCGGGGCTTTTTAACGAGCTCATTACGATGCACGGTACGACGATGATCTTCCTAGCTGCCATGCCTATATTGTTCGGATTTATGAACTATATTATGCCTTTGCAAATCGGGGCACGCGATGTTGCGTTCCCATTCCTTAACTCATTAGGTTTATGGATGTTCATCTTCGGTGGAATATTCTTGAACTTGTCATGGTTTTTCGGACACGTTCCGGATGCAGGGTGGACTTCCTATACATCACTAGCGATCGCATCCGAGGGACACGGGATGGACTTTTATGCAATCGGTCTTCAGATTGCTGGTGGAGGTACATTGATCGCAGGGATTAACTTCATTGTAACGATCATTAACATGCGTGCACCTGGGATGACTTACATGCGTATGCCCATGTTCACATGGACGACATTTGTTGCATCCACTTTGATCCTGTTTGCATTCCCGCCATTTACAATCGGATTGTTCATGTTAACATTCGACCGTATGTTCGGGGCGAACTTCTTCGATCATACCATGGGTGGGAATACAATTATCTGGGAGCATATCTTCTGGATTATGGGTCACCCTGAAGTGTACGTTCTAATTTTACCGGCTTTCGGTATTTTCTCAGAAATCTTTGCTCTCTTTGCACGGAAACGCCTTTTCGGTTATTCAGCGATGGTATTCGCTACTGTCCTGATTGGTTTCCTTGGGTTCATGGTTTGGGCCCACCATATGTTTACAGTCGGACTCGGTCCGACAGCAAATGCGATCTTCGCAGTAGCGACGATGGCGATTGCGGTTCCTACCGGGGTTAAAATCTTTAACTGGCTGCTCACAATTTGGGGAGGTAGCATCAAAGTTACGACTCCGATGTTGTACGCTCTAGGATTTATCCCTTCGTTCGTAATGGGGGGAGTCACGGGTGTTATGCAAGGTGCGGCCCCACTTGACTACCAATTGCACGATTCGTATTTCATCGTTGCTCACTTCCACTATGTAATCGTTGGTGGAGTTGTATTAGCCATCTTTGCTGGTCTACATCTATGGTGGCCAAAAATGTTCGGTACGATGCTAAGTGAGAAGCTTGGTAAAATCACGTTTGTTTTCTTCTTCATCGGTTTCCATATGACGTTCCTAATCCAGCACTGGTTAGGTTTCTGGGGTATGCCACGCCGCGTTTGGACATACATGGACGGACAAGGCTGGAATACAGCCAACTATATCAGTACGATTGGTGCGCTTCTAATGGCGGTTGGATTTACGGTTCTTGTCATCAATATCATCGTGACAACGGTTAAAAATGTGCGGGTCTCTAATGATCCTTGGGAAGATGGACGTTCGCTCGAGTGGGCAGTCCCATCACCGCCACCATTTTATAACTTTCCACAGACACCGCTTGTGCGCGGACTTGACACTGTCTGGATTGAAAAGATGGAAGGGAATAAATCTGGATTCACACCGGCGGGACCTGTTGTGGATATTCACATGCCAAATGGTTCCATCATCCCATTCTTCATGTCATTAGGTCTTTTCATTGCCGGTTTTGGTGCAATGTACCGCGCAGAAACAAGTTGGGGCCTAATAGTTCTAATCCTTGGTCTTCTACTTACTTTCATTGCGATGGGCATCCGTTCAGCAAAAGATGACCTTGGTTACTATGTGAAGAAGGAAGATGTTCTTCGAGATTTGAAAAGCAGAGGGGGGACTAACTGA
- a CDS encoding DUF420 domain-containing protein, which translates to MNVPLLPTISTFFIVLSAVLVAIGWYLIRKKKIEAHKKTMLAAAVSALLFFIIYLSRTVFVGNTAFGGPEHLKVYYTIFLSFHIFLATTGAVFGIITLYTGLKQNLVRHRKIGPVTSIIWFFTAITGVAVYLLLYIFYKGGETTSVFKAILGL; encoded by the coding sequence ATGAATGTCCCATTGCTTCCTACAATCAGCACCTTTTTCATTGTTCTGTCGGCGGTGCTGGTTGCAATCGGGTGGTATTTGATTCGGAAGAAAAAAATTGAAGCGCATAAGAAGACGATGCTGGCTGCTGCGGTTTCGGCGCTCCTCTTTTTCATCATTTACCTTTCTCGGACGGTGTTTGTCGGGAATACCGCTTTTGGCGGACCGGAACATTTAAAAGTGTATTATACGATATTTCTTAGCTTTCACATTTTTTTAGCGACAACGGGGGCCGTTTTCGGCATAATCACGCTTTACACGGGCCTGAAGCAGAATTTGGTGCGTCACCGCAAAATCGGCCCTGTTACGAGTATCATCTGGTTCTTCACTGCCATTACAGGGGTGGCTGTCTATCTCCTTCTTTATATTTTCTATAAAGGCGGGGAGACGACGTCGGTTTTCAAAGCGATATTAGGATTGTAA
- the ctaG gene encoding cytochrome c oxidase assembly factor CtaG, with the protein MKRDDNEGAKARMPLSIFGFRALWSPWFFLTLVLLMVLYFLLTVKWRDRIEGAVPVTKKEIIYFSVAMLLLYIVKGSPVDLLGHILFYVHMIQMAVLLFLIAPLFIMGIPNWMWQKVLDTKIIGKIFTIFTKPIVSIIIFALMFSLYHYPDVLDEIKLSLIYHAIFTITLFLSAVFFWWSLVNTMPNQKSVHSLLKIGLMILSTILITPACALIIFNPNPMYLTYASGEAWLQSMALCVPAGMLSGLAGLGISGPEMFSNMSTIYDQQLGGIIMKIVQEIIYMIFLGKFFLAWHRNERDNADEITEKALIEHQRLSMYNQPNR; encoded by the coding sequence ATGAAACGAGACGATAACGAAGGAGCGAAAGCGCGTATGCCTTTAAGTATATTTGGATTCCGAGCGCTATGGAGTCCTTGGTTTTTTTTAACGCTGGTTCTTCTAATGGTTTTGTACTTTTTACTCACTGTAAAATGGCGTGATCGTATTGAAGGGGCGGTTCCTGTTACGAAAAAAGAAATCATTTATTTTTCAGTGGCCATGTTATTACTATACATTGTGAAAGGCTCTCCTGTTGATTTACTTGGGCATATTTTGTTTTATGTTCATATGATTCAGATGGCAGTCTTGCTGTTTCTTATAGCTCCACTATTCATCATGGGGATACCGAATTGGATGTGGCAAAAAGTACTGGATACCAAAATCATTGGAAAAATATTCACTATTTTCACCAAACCAATAGTAAGTATCATTATTTTTGCCCTTATGTTTTCCTTGTACCATTATCCGGATGTGCTGGACGAGATAAAGTTGAGCTTGATATACCATGCCATTTTTACAATCACACTTTTCCTATCGGCTGTTTTCTTTTGGTGGTCACTCGTTAATACGATGCCGAATCAGAAAAGCGTGCATAGTTTGTTGAAAATCGGTCTTATGATTTTAAGTACGATCTTAATTACACCTGCATGTGCGCTTATTATTTTTAATCCGAATCCGATGTATTTGACCTATGCGAGTGGAGAAGCTTGGTTACAGTCGATGGCTCTATGTGTTCCGGCTGGTATGCTCTCAGGGCTTGCCGGTTTAGGAATTTCGGGACCTGAAATGTTTTCGAATATGTCGACAATTTATGATCAACAATTGGGCGGCATCATAATGAAAATTGTCCAAGAAATCATCTACATGATTTTCCTAGGGAAGTTTTTCCTAGCTTGGCATAGAAACGAACGGGATAATGCAGATGAAATAACGGAAAAAGCCCTTATCGAACATCAAAGATTATCCATGTATAATCAACCGAATCGGTAA
- a CDS encoding YugN family protein, translating into MYIENTDIENIRADVNVLDEIMLKHDLIRAGQWDYERVTYDKKYVVKEGTYYLRVFGVATEGDVDMRDAIIQLKKPVIGKYYYPFGVEYGEEEHFPASLLKDCAATLKAVNADLKPYNLKVATEVQEAKKDKKPALTK; encoded by the coding sequence ATGTATATCGAAAATACAGATATTGAAAATATTCGTGCAGACGTCAATGTACTGGACGAAATCATGCTCAAACATGATTTGATCCGTGCTGGACAATGGGACTATGAGCGTGTCACATACGATAAAAAATATGTTGTAAAAGAAGGCACATATTATTTACGCGTGTTCGGAGTGGCAACTGAAGGGGATGTAGACATGCGCGATGCGATCATCCAACTGAAAAAACCGGTTATCGGAAAATACTACTACCCATTTGGCGTTGAATATGGGGAAGAGGAACATTTCCCAGCCAGCTTGCTAAAGGATTGTGCAGCTACGTTAAAAGCGGTGAATGCAGATTTGAAACCGTATAATTTGAAAGTGGCAACAGAAGTACAAGAAGCAAAGAAAGACAAGAAGCCTGCATTAACAAAGTAA
- a CDS encoding cytochrome C oxidase subunit IV family protein, with translation MADIQVYNKSSAELELAQRRSKKSMRGQVTMFSLMIFLTLVSFAIVTAYQNEITGFSSYFIIPIILLFAAVQVTLQLYYFMHMNEEGHGVASLFMYVGMILGFAMLLGYVLIVWW, from the coding sequence ATGGCGGACATTCAAGTTTATAACAAATCATCTGCAGAGCTTGAATTAGCACAAAGACGTTCAAAAAAGTCAATGCGTGGACAAGTGACAATGTTTTCCTTGATGATTTTCTTGACGCTTGTATCATTTGCGATTGTAACAGCTTACCAAAATGAAATAACGGGATTTTCTAGTTACTTCATCATACCTATTATTTTGTTATTTGCAGCAGTTCAAGTGACTTTACAATTGTATTATTTCATGCATATGAATGAGGAAGGTCATGGAGTTGCTTCCTTATTCATGTATGTAGGTATGATACTTGGATTTGCAATGCTGCTTGGCTATGTTTTAATCGTTTGGTGGTAA
- the ytvI gene encoding sporulation integral membrane protein YtvI: MAKWLTKRNFIILMSIILVILLFVFIVPVSLPIIFALITALLIDPLVRLAEKRVKWNRKISVISVFIFILAIVTSILYYTVTRLIGKIIHFTKEAPNYFNSMSGLWIDSQNKLFQYTAGMPDDVVKAIQKEFKNIFESIRDSVLDLLSYQRIMDLMTDIPNLLVALLVYLIALFLFMLELPELKKTLFRHLTTSTAEKVRYMITKLNTVIFGFMKAQLLVSFIILAVTFIGLLIIAPKYAVVMSLVIWIIDVIPILGSIIILVPWSLYHYISGDVAMGTKLAILAAILLIIRRTVEPKVMGSQIGLSPLPTLIAMFIGLKLFGFLGFFLGPLIVILFTTAREAGIIKLSFRI; encoded by the coding sequence TTGGCAAAATGGCTTACGAAACGAAACTTTATTATTCTTATGAGCATCATCTTGGTTATTTTACTATTCGTGTTCATCGTACCGGTGTCCTTACCGATCATCTTTGCACTGATCACGGCTTTACTGATCGATCCTCTTGTCCGGCTCGCGGAAAAAAGAGTTAAATGGAACCGCAAAATTTCCGTCATCTCGGTATTCATCTTCATCCTCGCTATCGTCACTTCCATTCTATATTATACGGTGACTCGCCTCATAGGGAAAATCATCCATTTCACAAAAGAGGCCCCCAATTATTTCAATTCCATGTCGGGGTTATGGATTGATTCACAGAATAAGTTATTTCAATATACGGCAGGTATGCCGGACGACGTAGTGAAGGCAATCCAAAAAGAGTTCAAAAATATTTTTGAATCCATCCGGGATTCGGTATTGGACTTGCTAAGTTACCAACGTATCATGGACCTGATGACTGACATTCCTAATCTCCTCGTCGCTTTGCTCGTGTATTTGATTGCCCTTTTTTTATTCATGCTTGAATTGCCTGAACTTAAAAAGACGCTATTCAGACATTTGACAACATCGACAGCCGAAAAAGTGCGATATATGATCACGAAACTAAACACTGTCATTTTCGGTTTCATGAAAGCCCAGCTTCTCGTCAGTTTCATCATTTTAGCAGTGACATTCATAGGGCTGCTCATCATCGCGCCGAAATACGCCGTTGTCATGTCACTCGTCATCTGGATCATCGACGTCATTCCGATTCTTGGGTCGATTATTATCCTGGTGCCATGGTCGCTGTATCATTACATAAGCGGGGATGTCGCCATGGGCACGAAGTTAGCGATTTTAGCGGCTATTCTCCTTATCATCCGAAGGACGGTAGAGCCAAAGGTGATGGGTTCCCAGATCGGGTTATCACCGCTTCCGACATTAATAGCGATGTTCATCGGATTGAAGCTGTTTGGCTTCCTCGGCTTTTTCCTCGGACCACTTATTGTCATCCTTTTTACAACAGCAAGAGAAGCAGGAATCATCAAACTCAGCTTCAGAATATGA